One Streptomyces sp. R28 DNA window includes the following coding sequences:
- a CDS encoding DUF2165 domain-containing protein: MPTTPPRSALHLAATLLTATVALYIALVAFGNITDFGTNQQFVRHVLAMDTTFKDDDLMWRAITSKGLQDAAYVAIIAWETVAALVLIYGTWLWFRRDDPRARRFSTYGLLMLMLLFGGGFIAIGGEWFSMWQSGDWNGLDAATRVFLFSGVVLIVNHLPLGRSGQADAG, from the coding sequence ATGCCAACCACACCCCCACGCAGCGCCCTGCACCTGGCCGCCACCCTCCTCACCGCGACGGTCGCCCTCTACATCGCCCTCGTCGCCTTCGGGAACATCACCGACTTCGGGACGAACCAGCAGTTCGTGCGGCACGTCCTGGCGATGGATACGACGTTCAAGGACGACGACCTGATGTGGAGAGCCATCACCAGCAAGGGACTTCAGGACGCGGCGTACGTCGCGATCATCGCCTGGGAGACCGTCGCCGCCCTCGTCCTCATATACGGCACCTGGCTCTGGTTCCGCCGCGACGACCCGCGCGCCCGCCGCTTCTCCACCTACGGCCTGCTGATGCTGATGCTGCTGTTCGGCGGCGGGTTCATCGCCATCGGCGGTGAGTGGTTCTCGATGTGGCAGTCGGGCGACTGGAACGGGCTGGACGCCGCGACCCGGGTGTTCCTGTTCAGCGGGGTCGTGCTGATCGTCAACCATCTGCCGCTCGGGCGGAGCGGGCAGGCCGACGCCGGCTGA
- a CDS encoding pentapeptide repeat-containing protein — protein MLPGVAAVATLAFTWVSVTQASEELTISEQGQIADRLDKAMERLDNGSANIRRGAIFSLQGIMEDSPRQQPAVLYTLSEYIRGHATKKSSTTGKAPDIQAALSVLGQRDPAHDGDRPIDLRGVRLTGVDLHRADLSGANLAGAVLSHGNLEGTKLSGADLHGATLTGTNLKGADLAGANLSKGVLNDAVLTEANLSQARLQSAQLKAADLEKADLRGATLHHTDLREADLLDVRLDGADLTRVRRPEGDLPTSTPTTPTPAPSPSLSPTTGSPRPTDLQNAAP, from the coding sequence ATGCTCCCCGGGGTCGCGGCGGTCGCCACACTGGCTTTCACCTGGGTGTCCGTGACGCAGGCCTCCGAAGAACTGACCATTTCAGAGCAGGGACAGATCGCGGACCGGCTCGACAAGGCCATGGAACGGCTGGACAACGGTTCCGCCAACATCCGCAGAGGCGCGATCTTTTCCCTGCAGGGCATCATGGAGGACTCTCCGCGACAGCAGCCGGCGGTGCTCTACACCCTGTCCGAGTACATCCGCGGTCACGCCACCAAGAAGTCGTCCACGACCGGCAAGGCTCCCGACATCCAGGCGGCCCTCTCCGTGCTCGGTCAGCGCGACCCCGCGCACGACGGTGATCGCCCCATCGACCTCAGAGGCGTCCGGCTGACCGGCGTCGATCTTCACCGGGCCGATCTGAGCGGGGCGAACCTCGCCGGAGCGGTCCTCTCCCACGGCAACCTGGAAGGCACGAAGCTGTCCGGCGCGGACCTGCATGGCGCCACGCTGACGGGAACGAACCTCAAGGGCGCCGATCTGGCCGGGGCGAACCTGAGCAAAGGCGTCCTCAACGACGCCGTTCTCACCGAGGCGAACCTGTCCCAAGCCCGCCTCCAATCCGCCCAGTTGAAAGCCGCCGACCTGGAGAAGGCGGACCTGCGTGGCGCCACGCTCCACCACACGGATCTGCGGGAGGCGGACCTGCTGGACGTACGGCTGGACGGAGCCGATCTGACCCGCGTGCGTCGCCCGGAGGGGGATCTGCCGACATCGACCCCGACCACCCCCACTCCCGCGCCCTCCCCCTCCCTCTCCCCCACCACCGGCTCGCCGCGCCCCACCGATCTCCAGAACGCGGCGCCATGA
- a CDS encoding DUF418 domain-containing protein — protein MTHTDARAPQALDSPPTGRRLPLLDVLRGAAILGTLMTNVWIFTGPGGEWGVLESGSSEPSFGSLAGAVQGTFSVLANGKFLSLLTILFGVGLAIQYGSAARRGQPWPGRYRWRALFLFGEGTLHFVLVFAWDVLMGYAVTALLVAWLLTRSERAQRRVMWWAAGIHLAVIGLLTAGMALAGSDEGDTGGTVSREVVDLYAHGGYLDQIAFRLENAIALRMEPVLTFFLLIFLFLVGVRLFRAGAFGADETGRRLRSRLLLWGLGLGLPLNVAATLAGPDLFLLARYGTAPLLALGYIGLIGALVDRVRRPGPLMTGLTSVGRTALSAYVLQNLLCVLVSYGIGLGLAERLGDTGPWWVVGLWATVCAFLMVGSTLWLRRFSAGPLETVQKWALRH, from the coding sequence ATGACGCACACGGACGCGCGAGCCCCGCAGGCACTGGATTCCCCGCCCACCGGACGGCGACTGCCCCTCCTCGACGTACTGCGCGGGGCGGCCATCCTGGGCACGCTCATGACGAACGTATGGATCTTCACCGGTCCGGGCGGGGAGTGGGGAGTCCTGGAGTCCGGTTCGAGCGAGCCGTCCTTCGGATCGCTCGCGGGAGCCGTCCAAGGCACCTTCAGCGTGCTGGCGAACGGCAAGTTCCTGTCGCTGCTGACGATCCTGTTCGGCGTCGGGCTGGCCATCCAGTACGGCTCGGCGGCGCGACGCGGACAGCCGTGGCCGGGGCGCTACCGGTGGCGGGCGCTGTTCCTGTTCGGCGAGGGCACGCTGCACTTCGTCCTGGTCTTCGCCTGGGACGTACTGATGGGATACGCGGTCACCGCGCTGCTCGTCGCCTGGCTGCTGACCCGCTCGGAGCGGGCGCAGCGGCGGGTGATGTGGTGGGCGGCGGGGATACACCTGGCGGTGATCGGCCTGCTGACGGCGGGCATGGCCCTGGCCGGCAGCGACGAGGGTGACACCGGGGGCACGGTCTCCCGCGAGGTCGTCGACCTCTACGCGCACGGCGGCTACCTGGATCAGATCGCCTTCCGTCTGGAGAACGCGATCGCGCTCCGCATGGAGCCGGTACTGACCTTCTTCCTCCTGATCTTCCTCTTCCTGGTGGGCGTACGGCTGTTCCGGGCGGGGGCGTTCGGCGCGGACGAGACGGGGCGGAGGCTGCGCTCCCGGCTCCTGCTGTGGGGCCTGGGCCTCGGACTGCCGCTCAACGTGGCGGCGACACTGGCCGGCCCGGACCTGTTCCTGCTGGCCCGGTACGGCACCGCGCCGCTGCTCGCCCTCGGCTACATCGGCCTGATCGGCGCGCTGGTGGACCGGGTACGGCGTCCGGGCCCGCTGATGACGGGGCTGACGTCCGTCGGCCGAACCGCCCTGTCCGCCTACGTCCTGCAGAACCTGCTGTGCGTGCTCGTCTCCTACGGCATCGGACTGGGCCTCGCCGAACGGCTCGGTGACACGGGCCCGTGGTGGGTGGTGGGACTGTGGGCCACGGTCTGCGCGTTCCTGATGGTGGGCTCCACGCTGTGGCTGCGACGCTTCTCGGCGGGGCCCCTGGAGACGGTCCAGAAGTGGGCCCTGCGCCACTGA
- a CDS encoding bifunctional FO biosynthesis protein CofGH: MTNPATSGTGPTENSMRRALKRARDGVALDVFEAAVLLQARGEALDDLVASAGRVRDAGLDAAGRPGVITYSKSVFIPLTRLCRDKCHYCTFVTVPGKLRRAGHGMFMSPDEVLDIARKGAALGCKEALITLGDKPEERWPEAREWLDAHGYDDTIAYVRAISIRILEETGLLPHLNPGVMTWTDFQRLKPVAPSMGMMLETTATRLWSEPGGPHYGSPDKEPAVRLRVLEDAGRSSVPFTSGLLIGIGETYEERAESLFALRKISRAYHGIQELIIQNFRAKPDTAMRGMPDAELDELVATVAVARHIMGPSACLQAPPNLVDSEYERLIRAGIDDWGGVSPLTIDHVNPERPWPQIEELADRSAAVGFELRERLCVYPEFVQRGEPWMDPRLLPHVRALADPQTGLARPDAVVEGHPWQEPEEAFVASGRTDLHSTIDTEGRTSDRRDDFDEVYGDWGALREAAAPGMTPERIDTDVRQALRVAADDPTRLTDEEALALLHADGPALDALTRIADDVRKSAVGDDVTYIVTRNINFTNVCYTGCRFCAFAQRRTDADAYTLSLDQVADRAQQAWDVGAVEVCMQGGIHPDLPGTAYFDIARAVKSRVPGMHVHAFSPMEVVNGATRTGMSIREWLAAAKEAGLDSIPGTAAEILDDEVRWVLTKGKLPTATWIEVVTTAHELGIRSSSTMMYGHVDQPRHWLGHLRTLAGIQQRTGGFTEFVTLPFIHTNAPVYLAGIARPGPSIRDNRAVTAMARLLLHPWIPNIQTSWVKLGTEGAAEMLRSGANDLGGTLMEETISRMAGSSYGSYKSVRDLIAVAEAAGRPARPRTTLYGEVPQERQRAAAASDGHLPELLPVLD; this comes from the coding sequence ATGACGAACCCCGCGACCTCCGGAACCGGCCCGACCGAGAACTCCATGCGTCGCGCCCTCAAACGCGCCCGGGACGGCGTCGCCCTCGACGTCTTTGAGGCGGCCGTGCTGCTCCAGGCCCGCGGCGAGGCCCTCGACGACCTCGTCGCGTCGGCCGGCCGGGTGCGGGACGCGGGCCTCGACGCGGCAGGCCGGCCCGGCGTCATCACGTACTCGAAGAGCGTCTTCATCCCCCTCACCCGGCTGTGCCGGGACAAGTGCCACTACTGCACCTTCGTCACCGTCCCCGGCAAGCTGCGCCGCGCCGGGCACGGGATGTTCATGTCGCCGGACGAGGTCCTCGACATCGCCCGCAAGGGCGCCGCCCTCGGCTGCAAGGAAGCCCTCATCACCCTCGGCGACAAGCCGGAGGAGCGGTGGCCGGAGGCCAGGGAGTGGCTGGACGCGCACGGCTACGACGACACCATCGCCTACGTGCGGGCCATCTCCATCCGCATCCTGGAGGAGACGGGCCTGCTGCCCCACCTCAACCCGGGCGTCATGACGTGGACCGACTTCCAGCGCCTGAAGCCCGTCGCCCCGTCGATGGGCATGATGCTGGAGACGACCGCGACCCGTCTGTGGTCGGAGCCGGGCGGCCCGCACTACGGCTCCCCGGACAAGGAGCCGGCCGTCCGCCTGCGCGTCCTTGAGGACGCGGGCCGTTCCTCCGTCCCCTTCACCTCCGGGCTCCTGATCGGGATCGGGGAGACGTACGAGGAGCGGGCCGAGTCCCTCTTCGCGCTCCGCAAGATCTCCCGGGCCTACCACGGCATCCAGGAACTGATCATCCAGAACTTCCGCGCCAAGCCGGACACCGCGATGCGCGGCATGCCGGACGCGGAACTGGACGAACTCGTCGCCACCGTGGCGGTCGCCCGGCACATCATGGGGCCGAGCGCCTGCCTCCAGGCCCCGCCCAACCTGGTCGACTCCGAGTACGAGCGGCTGATCCGGGCCGGCATCGACGACTGGGGCGGGGTCTCCCCGCTGACCATCGACCACGTCAACCCCGAGCGCCCCTGGCCGCAGATCGAGGAACTGGCCGACCGGTCGGCCGCCGTCGGCTTCGAACTGCGCGAACGCCTCTGCGTCTACCCGGAGTTCGTCCAGCGCGGCGAGCCCTGGATGGACCCGCGGCTGCTCCCGCACGTCCGGGCGCTCGCCGACCCGCAGACGGGCCTGGCGCGCCCGGACGCCGTGGTCGAGGGGCACCCGTGGCAGGAGCCGGAGGAGGCGTTCGTCGCGTCCGGCCGTACGGATCTGCACTCCACCATCGACACCGAGGGCCGTACGTCCGACCGCCGCGACGACTTCGACGAGGTGTACGGCGACTGGGGCGCCCTGCGTGAGGCGGCCGCGCCCGGGATGACGCCGGAGCGCATCGACACCGATGTGCGCCAGGCGCTGCGGGTCGCGGCCGACGACCCGACCCGGCTGACCGACGAGGAGGCGCTGGCGCTGCTGCACGCGGACGGCCCGGCGCTGGACGCGCTCACCCGCATCGCCGACGACGTCCGCAAGTCGGCGGTCGGCGACGACGTCACGTACATCGTCACGCGGAACATCAACTTCACCAACGTCTGCTACACCGGCTGCCGCTTCTGCGCCTTCGCCCAGCGGCGCACGGACGCCGACGCCTACACCCTGTCCCTGGACCAGGTCGCCGACCGCGCCCAACAGGCCTGGGACGTGGGCGCGGTGGAGGTCTGCATGCAGGGCGGCATCCATCCGGACCTGCCGGGGACGGCGTACTTCGACATCGCACGGGCCGTGAAATCCCGCGTCCCCGGCATGCACGTGCACGCCTTCTCCCCGATGGAGGTCGTGAACGGGGCCACCCGCACCGGCATGTCGATCAGGGAATGGCTCGCGGCGGCGAAGGAGGCGGGCTTGGACTCCATCCCCGGTACCGCCGCCGAGATCCTCGACGACGAGGTCCGCTGGGTCCTGACCAAGGGCAAGCTGCCGACGGCGACGTGGATCGAGGTGGTGACGACCGCGCACGAGCTCGGCATCAGGTCCTCGTCGACGATGATGTACGGCCATGTCGACCAGCCCCGCCACTGGCTCGGGCACCTGCGCACGCTGGCCGGGATCCAGCAACGCACGGGCGGTTTCACGGAGTTCGTGACGCTGCCGTTCATCCACACCAACGCGCCGGTGTACTTGGCGGGGATCGCGCGGCCCGGCCCCTCGATCCGGGACAACCGCGCGGTGACGGCGATGGCCCGGCTGCTGCTGCACCCGTGGATACCGAATATCCAGACCAGCTGGGTGAAGCTGGGCACCGAGGGCGCGGCCGAGATGCTCCGCTCCGGCGCGAACGATCTGGGCGGCACGCTGATGGAGGAGACGATCTCGCGGATGGCGGGTTCGTCGTACGGCTCGTACAAGTCGGTCAGGGACCTGATCGCGGTGGCGGAGGCGGCCGGCCGTCCGGCGAGGCCGCGCACGACCCTCTACGGCGAGGTGCCGCAGGAGCGGCAGCGGGCTGCGGCGGCGTCGGACGGGCATCTGCCGGAACTGCTGCCGGTGCTGGACTGA
- a CDS encoding LLM class F420-dependent oxidoreductase produces the protein MRISVTIFLTDESITPTRLARELEQRGFAGLYLPEHTHIPVERVTPYPAGGDLPPEYGRTLDPFVALGQAAAVTERLGLGTGITLVAQHDPIDLAKQIATVDHLSGGRFTLGLGFGWNVEEAADHGVEWATRRELVRDRMALMRALWADEPTAYEGEFGAVRASFAHPKPVQKARTSKVVGPRTLIGGAAGPKLFAHISEYADGWLPIGGRGLSETLPRLRAVWADAGRDPNALQVVPYAVHPSPGKLAHYAELGIEEVVVQLPPAGEGEAMRLLDGYAEYL, from the coding sequence ATGCGCATCTCCGTGACGATCTTCCTCACCGACGAGAGCATCACCCCGACCCGGCTCGCCCGTGAGCTGGAGCAGCGCGGGTTCGCCGGGCTCTACCTGCCCGAGCACACCCACATCCCGGTCGAGCGGGTCACCCCGTACCCCGCCGGCGGTGACCTGCCGCCCGAGTACGGCCGTACCCTCGACCCCTTCGTCGCCCTCGGCCAGGCCGCCGCCGTCACCGAACGGCTCGGCCTCGGCACCGGCATCACGCTGGTCGCCCAGCACGACCCGATCGACCTCGCCAAGCAGATCGCGACCGTGGACCACCTCTCCGGCGGGCGGTTCACCCTCGGCCTCGGCTTCGGCTGGAACGTGGAGGAAGCCGCCGATCACGGCGTCGAGTGGGCCACGCGCCGCGAACTCGTCCGGGACCGGATGGCCCTGATGCGGGCCCTGTGGGCGGACGAACCCACCGCGTACGAGGGGGAGTTCGGGGCGGTACGTGCCAGCTTCGCCCACCCTAAACCCGTACAGAAGGCGCGCACGTCGAAGGTCGTCGGGCCTCGCACGCTCATCGGCGGAGCCGCCGGGCCGAAGCTGTTCGCGCACATCAGCGAGTACGCCGACGGGTGGCTGCCGATCGGTGGGCGCGGATTGTCCGAAACTCTTCCCCGGCTGCGGGCTGTCTGGGCCGACGCCGGGCGTGATCCGAACGCCCTTCAGGTCGTGCCGTACGCCGTCCATCCCAGCCCCGGCAAGCTCGCGCACTACGCGGAGCTGGGGATCGAGGAGGTCGTGGTGCAGTTGCCTCCGGCGGGCGAGGGGGAGGCGATGCGGCTACTGGACGGGTACGCCGAGTACTTGTAG
- a CDS encoding CehA/McbA family metallohydrolase — protein MCEDDHAGHTGLGRRALFVTGAAAALTLGSVTFASGADNTQDAETRTVRGTLPPGSPDFVYVPVEVPSGVREIKVSYTYEKPSVPAGTPGNALDIGIFDWRGTELGGRGFRGWSGGARTEFFIRTDEATPGYIPGPVREGTWHIALGPYTVAPQGLPYELTITLTYGEPGEAVEPTYPAQRAKGRGRAWYRGDCHLHSWYSDGRRTPAEIAALARAAGLDFINSSEHNTHSAHAHWASEAGDDLLIMLGEEVTTRNGHVVALGTDPGTFVDWRYRARDNRFGRFARRIRQAGGLVVPAHPHATCVGCNWKFGFAEADAVEVWNGPYTPDDEVTLADWDSMLVASVREGRDWIPAMGNSDAHRDPDPVGSPQTVVLADDLTREAIQEGIKAGRAYVAESKNISLTFGVSGAKGEHAGIGERLEVGRNSPVTVRLEATGAPRCTVRFVTDQGVLFTSPPLPVAGAGVVEWRTTPSYAAYVRAELRHEAAVGPLPGALAAFTNPVFLGRS, from the coding sequence ATGTGCGAGGACGATCACGCGGGCCACACGGGCCTGGGAAGACGCGCACTGTTCGTGACGGGCGCCGCCGCCGCGCTTACGTTGGGAAGCGTGACCTTCGCTTCAGGCGCCGACAACACCCAGGACGCGGAGACCCGCACCGTGCGGGGCACCCTGCCGCCCGGGTCCCCCGACTTCGTGTACGTACCGGTCGAAGTGCCGTCCGGCGTACGGGAGATCAAGGTCTCCTACACCTACGAGAAGCCGTCCGTCCCGGCCGGCACCCCGGGCAACGCACTCGACATCGGCATCTTCGACTGGCGCGGCACGGAGCTCGGCGGCCGTGGCTTCCGGGGCTGGTCGGGCGGGGCCCGCACGGAGTTCTTCATCCGGACGGACGAAGCGACGCCCGGGTACATCCCGGGCCCGGTGCGTGAGGGCACGTGGCACATCGCGCTGGGCCCCTACACGGTGGCTCCGCAGGGGCTGCCGTACGAGCTCACCATCACGCTGACCTACGGCGAGCCCGGCGAGGCCGTCGAGCCGACGTACCCGGCTCAGCGGGCGAAGGGCCGGGGCCGGGCCTGGTACCGGGGCGACTGCCACCTGCACTCCTGGTACTCCGACGGCCGCCGTACGCCCGCCGAGATCGCGGCGCTGGCGCGAGCGGCGGGCCTGGACTTCATCAACAGCTCGGAGCACAACACGCACTCGGCGCACGCGCACTGGGCGTCCGAGGCCGGGGACGACCTCCTGATCATGCTGGGCGAGGAGGTCACCACACGGAACGGCCACGTGGTGGCGCTCGGCACCGACCCCGGCACCTTCGTCGACTGGCGCTACCGCGCCCGGGACAACCGCTTCGGCCGTTTCGCCCGCCGGATCCGCCAGGCCGGCGGCCTCGTCGTCCCCGCCCACCCGCACGCCACCTGCGTCGGCTGCAACTGGAAGTTCGGTTTCGCCGAGGCGGACGCGGTGGAGGTCTGGAACGGCCCCTACACGCCCGACGACGAAGTCACGCTGGCCGACTGGGACAGCATGCTGGTGGCGTCGGTACGGGAGGGCCGTGACTGGATCCCGGCGATGGGCAACAGCGACGCCCACCGCGACCCGGACCCGGTCGGCTCACCTCAGACCGTCGTCCTGGCCGACGACCTGACGCGGGAGGCGATCCAGGAAGGCATCAAGGCGGGCCGGGCGTACGTCGCCGAGTCGAAGAACATCTCCCTGACCTTCGGCGTCTCCGGCGCGAAGGGCGAACACGCCGGCATCGGCGAGCGGCTCGAGGTCGGCCGGAACTCGCCGGTGACCGTACGCCTGGAGGCCACGGGCGCCCCCCGCTGCACGGTCCGCTTCGTGACCGACCAGGGCGTCCTCTTCACGAGCCCGCCGCTGCCGGTGGCGGGGGCGGGGGTCGTGGAGTGGCGTACGACGCCGTCTTACGCGGCGTATGTGCGGGCGGAGTTGCGGCATGAGGCGGCGGTGGGGCCGTTGCCGGGGGCGTTGGCGGCGTTCACGAATCCGGTTTTCCTGGGGCGTTCGTAG
- a CDS encoding endonuclease/exonuclease/phosphatase family protein, producing the protein MRVVTWNLWWRFGPWEARQKAVLATLRELRPDVVGLQEVWAAGGENQAEWLAGELGMHWAWAPSPAPERWRRRIGDPTVDIGNAVLSRWPVTDRRTLRLPAPSDIDDGRLALFARLATPSYDIPFFTTHLTSALHASAIRCHQVTALAEFIAENRGDTPFPTVVTGDFNAWPDSDEIRLFGGCRTTPVVPGQVFLDAWQYADASAPSVTWDRENPYVAAGLGPSVRIDYIHVAPPGAGGLGHVRDVRRAGDGPVEGVWPSDHAAVVADLGDGPTP; encoded by the coding sequence ATGCGGGTCGTGACCTGGAACCTGTGGTGGCGCTTCGGGCCCTGGGAGGCCCGGCAGAAGGCGGTTCTCGCCACGCTGCGCGAACTGCGCCCCGACGTGGTGGGCCTGCAGGAGGTGTGGGCCGCCGGTGGCGAGAACCAGGCCGAGTGGCTGGCCGGCGAACTCGGCATGCACTGGGCCTGGGCCCCCTCGCCCGCCCCCGAGCGCTGGCGCCGGCGGATCGGCGACCCCACGGTCGACATCGGCAACGCCGTACTGAGCCGCTGGCCGGTCACGGACCGGCGCACGCTGCGACTGCCGGCGCCCTCCGACATCGACGACGGCCGCCTCGCCCTGTTCGCCCGCCTGGCCACCCCCTCCTACGACATCCCCTTCTTCACCACCCACCTCACCTCCGCCCTGCACGCCTCGGCCATACGCTGCCACCAGGTCACCGCGCTCGCCGAGTTCATCGCCGAGAACCGGGGCGACACGCCCTTTCCGACCGTCGTCACCGGCGACTTCAACGCATGGCCCGACTCCGACGAGATCCGCCTCTTCGGCGGCTGCCGGACCACGCCGGTCGTACCCGGCCAGGTCTTCCTCGACGCCTGGCAGTACGCCGACGCGTCCGCCCCGTCGGTCACCTGGGACCGCGAGAACCCGTACGTCGCGGCGGGCCTGGGGCCGAGCGTGCGCATCGACTACATCCACGTGGCGCCGCCGGGGGCGGGGGGACTGGGGCATGTGCGGGACGTGCGGCGGGCGGGGGACGGGCCGGTCGAGGGCGTCTGGCCGTCGGACCACGCGGCGGTGGTCGCCGACCTGGGCGACGGGCCGACGCCTTGA
- a CDS encoding nitroreductase/quinone reductase family protein yields the protein MSRLADLRFRAATTFQRRVGNPMLRRLPFQTVLETRGRVSGLPRQTPVGGRRVGDSFWLVSEFGDKSQYVRNIKADPRVRVRIRGRWHTGTAHLLPDDDPVARLRDLPRLNSAGVRALGTNLLTVRVDLGD from the coding sequence ATGTCCCGCCTCGCCGACCTCAGGTTCCGCGCCGCCACCACCTTCCAACGCCGCGTCGGGAATCCGATGCTGCGCCGACTGCCTTTCCAGACGGTCCTGGAGACCAGGGGCCGTGTCTCCGGCCTGCCCCGGCAGACACCGGTGGGCGGCCGCCGGGTCGGGGATTCCTTCTGGCTGGTCTCGGAGTTCGGGGACAAGTCCCAGTACGTCCGCAACATCAAGGCCGATCCGCGGGTGCGGGTACGGATCCGGGGGCGGTGGCACACCGGCACGGCCCACCTCCTGCCCGACGACGACCCCGTCGCCCGCCTGCGCGACCTGCCCCGCCTCAACAGCGCCGGCGTCAGGGCCCTCGGGACGAACCTGCTGACGGTGCGCGTGGACCTGGGGGACTGA
- a CDS encoding aldehyde dehydrogenase family protein, with amino-acid sequence MSVKGPDGPDRQRLFVGGSWVEPDGGYYAVIDPATEETVGWAPEASRDQVHAACAAAREAFGPWSRTAPEERAAVLGRAADIIRGHLVPYAELAQAETGATTGTARGMQVGVGAARFRRYARVEPAEWAILPQVNEAGPMGKAGVMGALAVRQPVGVVTCITSYNNPWANPAGKIAPALAMGNTVVVKPAPQDPLSVYRMAQALEAAGVPAGVVNVVSGRAVEVGEAAVSSPDVDMVSFTGSTAVGQRIAEVCGRDMKRQLMELGGKGAAVVFDDADLGSAVAGIGTTFSFYSGQICTAPTRVLAQRGVYDRLVEQLAVYAGRLKVGDPRETSTIVGPVISAEHRDRVEAYVEMGRKEGAVVVAGGERPSYQRGFYVSPTLLADCTNDMRVAREEIFGPVVSVIPFEEEEEGIALANDTDYGLIDYVWSGDVARAFRVARRLRAGGVGINTVGRNMEAPFGGFKKSGVGRDVGSYALHAYSEVQAIVWPG; translated from the coding sequence GTGAGCGTCAAAGGCCCCGATGGTCCTGATCGGCAGCGGTTGTTCGTGGGCGGGTCGTGGGTCGAGCCGGACGGGGGCTATTACGCCGTAATAGACCCGGCGACCGAGGAGACCGTCGGGTGGGCGCCGGAGGCCTCGCGGGATCAGGTGCACGCGGCCTGTGCCGCGGCCCGCGAGGCCTTCGGGCCGTGGTCGCGTACGGCGCCGGAGGAACGGGCGGCCGTGCTGGGGCGGGCTGCGGACATCATCCGCGGCCACCTCGTGCCGTACGCCGAACTGGCCCAGGCCGAGACCGGCGCGACCACGGGGACGGCCCGGGGCATGCAGGTCGGTGTCGGGGCCGCCCGTTTCCGGCGGTACGCGCGCGTGGAGCCCGCCGAGTGGGCCATCTTGCCGCAGGTCAACGAGGCCGGGCCGATGGGGAAGGCGGGCGTGATGGGTGCGCTGGCCGTGCGTCAGCCCGTCGGGGTCGTCACCTGCATCACCTCGTACAACAACCCGTGGGCCAACCCGGCCGGCAAGATCGCCCCCGCGCTGGCCATGGGCAACACGGTCGTCGTGAAACCGGCGCCGCAGGATCCGCTGTCCGTCTACCGCATGGCGCAGGCGCTGGAGGCGGCCGGGGTGCCGGCGGGGGTCGTGAACGTCGTCTCCGGGCGGGCGGTGGAGGTCGGCGAGGCGGCCGTGTCGTCCCCGGACGTCGACATGGTGAGCTTCACCGGCTCCACGGCGGTCGGGCAGCGCATCGCCGAGGTGTGCGGGCGGGACATGAAACGCCAGTTGATGGAGCTCGGCGGTAAGGGCGCGGCGGTCGTCTTCGACGACGCGGACCTCGGGTCGGCAGTGGCCGGGATCGGCACCACCTTCTCCTTCTACAGCGGGCAGATCTGCACGGCGCCGACGCGGGTGCTGGCCCAGCGGGGCGTGTACGACCGGCTGGTCGAGCAACTCGCGGTGTATGCGGGCCGGTTGAAGGTCGGCGATCCGCGTGAGACGTCCACGATCGTCGGGCCGGTGATCTCGGCGGAGCACCGGGACCGGGTCGAGGCGTACGTGGAGATGGGCCGGAAGGAAGGCGCGGTGGTGGTGGCCGGGGGTGAACGGCCGTCGTACCAGCGGGGTTTCTACGTCTCTCCCACCCTCCTCGCGGACTGCACGAACGACATGCGCGTCGCCCGCGAGGAGATCTTCGGGCCGGTCGTCTCCGTGATCCCCTTCGAGGAGGAGGAAGAGGGCATCGCCCTCGCCAACGACACGGACTACGGCCTGATCGACTACGTCTGGTCCGGCGACGTGGCCCGCGCCTTCCGGGTCGCGCGGCGGTTGCGGGCCGGCGGGGTCGGGATCAACACCGTCGGGCGCAACATGGAGGCGCCGTTCGGGGGGTTCAAGAAGAGCGGGGTGGGGCGGGACGTCGGGTCGTACGCCCTGCACGCCTACAGCGAGGTGCAGGCCATCGTGTGGCCGGGGTGA